Proteins from a single region of Microbacterium sp. zg-Y818:
- a CDS encoding DUF6226 family protein — translation MEGFEQFASYMQQKGSDPAVFAADLSALWGFLADHPAVLESPELAESAARFVGNVISVVHPAATWRVTPELEVGTSTRSIPVAGLVRIMVEQPEQLDAFTEELSSWPQADQDDQETNALTASGSQPVLQVPPVPFPRPPFPDQDYRDADGQVIRYGTRWGNGGPPEEAYSRLSHPGRFAPLLLDLDALIEHLQTWYLVDVDRKTVDQEMQLVLRPSTGATVAITATVESVHIQGGALFRAVAPQCSCDACDESAETAADHLEDVLLAIAAGGLREVFPVGHRRWQHTQLCTLEGERHSSNGEPDRNLTPDELEHITAALRELHDGWWPAWTLRADLTEPPALPTDRNPT, via the coding sequence GTGGAAGGGTTCGAGCAGTTCGCGTCCTACATGCAGCAAAAGGGCTCGGATCCTGCAGTATTCGCAGCCGACCTTTCGGCGCTTTGGGGGTTTCTCGCCGACCACCCTGCCGTGTTGGAGTCACCAGAGCTGGCAGAGTCGGCGGCGCGTTTCGTGGGGAACGTGATCTCAGTGGTGCATCCGGCGGCGACATGGCGCGTGACGCCCGAGCTCGAGGTGGGAACGTCAACCCGATCCATCCCGGTGGCGGGGTTGGTGCGGATCATGGTGGAGCAGCCCGAACAGCTGGACGCGTTCACGGAGGAGCTGTCCTCGTGGCCTCAAGCAGACCAAGACGATCAGGAGACGAACGCGCTCACGGCCAGCGGCTCGCAGCCGGTTCTGCAGGTCCCACCCGTCCCCTTCCCACGTCCACCCTTCCCTGACCAGGACTACCGGGATGCCGACGGCCAGGTCATCAGGTACGGAACCCGGTGGGGGAACGGTGGGCCCCCGGAGGAGGCGTACTCGCGGCTCTCCCATCCAGGCCGGTTCGCGCCGTTGCTGCTGGACCTGGATGCCTTGATCGAGCATCTGCAGACCTGGTACCTCGTAGACGTCGACCGGAAGACCGTAGATCAGGAGATGCAACTGGTGCTGCGGCCTTCCACCGGAGCAACCGTGGCGATCACGGCGACGGTGGAGTCGGTGCATATTCAAGGCGGTGCCCTGTTCCGCGCTGTGGCTCCGCAGTGTTCGTGCGACGCGTGCGACGAGTCGGCCGAGACGGCCGCCGATCACCTTGAAGACGTCTTGCTGGCTATTGCCGCCGGCGGACTCCGGGAGGTGTTCCCGGTCGGGCACCGGCGATGGCAACACACGCAACTGTGCACCCTCGAAGGCGAACGTCACTCGAGCAACGGCGAACCCGACCGCAACCTCACCCCGGACGAACTCGAGCACATCACCGCTGCGCTCCGAGAGCTCCATGACGGCTGGTGGCCGGCATGGACACTCCGCGCCGACCTCACCGAGCCACCTGCCCTCCCGACAGACAGGAACCCCACATGA
- a CDS encoding class I SAM-dependent methyltransferase: MSAVHPSDRHHVEAWAESAAGRVLDAGCGPGHWTNHLASLGVDVHGIDLVPEFIDHARATYPATRFDLGSIDAIDEPDSALDGILSWFSTIHHEPSQITTPLAEFARTLRPGGTLLLGYFHGGSVEAFDHAVVRAYRWPTHHLHAALEAVGFEIIETHQRAERGRRPVGAILCELPASELARAHTGH, translated from the coding sequence ATGAGTGCGGTGCACCCCAGCGACCGTCATCACGTAGAAGCGTGGGCAGAGTCGGCAGCCGGTCGCGTTCTGGACGCGGGGTGCGGCCCGGGACACTGGACGAACCATCTCGCAAGCCTCGGCGTGGACGTGCACGGCATAGATCTCGTCCCGGAGTTCATCGACCATGCCCGAGCCACCTACCCCGCGACGCGCTTTGACCTCGGAAGCATCGACGCAATTGACGAGCCGGACAGCGCCCTCGACGGCATCCTGTCCTGGTTCTCCACCATCCACCACGAACCGTCACAGATCACGACGCCGCTCGCGGAGTTCGCCCGGACCCTCCGCCCCGGCGGCACACTCCTACTCGGCTACTTCCATGGCGGTAGCGTCGAGGCCTTCGATCATGCTGTGGTCCGCGCCTATCGGTGGCCGACCCACCATCTGCACGCGGCTCTCGAGGCAGTCGGTTTCGAGATCATCGAAACCCATCAGCGAGCCGAGCGGGGCCGCCGACCCGTGGGAGCGATCCTCTGCGAGCTGCCCGCTTCGGAACTCGCCCGAGCCCACACGGGTCACTGA
- the ftsH gene encoding ATP-dependent zinc metalloprotease FtsH, whose protein sequence is MNFKKIARNPLIYILLIGVLLMVGFSLISNLGAAKQISTQEGLELLDGGTVTEVLNTDGDQRVDMTLSKPYEGATEVQFYYVEARADEVVSAVNAAEPKDGFDDAVPRATWFDGVLSLLLPILLLGLLFWFLMSSAQGGGGKVMQFGKSRAKLVTKETPTVTFQDVAGADEAIEELHEIKDFLKDPSRFQAVGARIPKGVLLYGPPGTGKTLLARAVAGEAGVPFYSISGSDFVEMFVGVGASRVRDLFNQAKENAPAIIFIDEIDAVGRHRGAGMGGGHDEREQTLNQMLVEMDGFDPKANVIVIAATNRPDILDPALLRPGRFDRQIGVDAPDLKGRLKILEVHGRGKPLADSVDLEVVARKTPGFTGADLANVLNEAALLTARSNAQLIDMRALDEAIDRVIAGPQRRTRVMRDKEKLITAYHEGGHALAAAAMNHTDPVTKVTILPRGKALGYTMVLPLDDKYSVTRNELLDQLAYAMGGRVAEEVVFHDPTTGASNDIEKATGIARKMVTEYGMTTEVGPVKLGAASGEMFLGRDMGHGRDFSEAVAERVDEQVRQLIEQAHNEAYEVITANRDILDKLALELLEKETLDHIELAEIFKDIRHLPERPQWLSSDNRPASTLPPIEVPRRREDAGLAAAVEADEAVEKATRRRPAGQARPATA, encoded by the coding sequence ATGAACTTCAAGAAGATCGCTCGCAACCCGCTGATCTACATCCTGCTCATCGGCGTGCTGCTCATGGTCGGCTTCTCGCTCATCTCCAACCTGGGCGCAGCCAAGCAGATCTCCACCCAAGAGGGCCTCGAACTGCTCGATGGCGGCACCGTGACCGAGGTGTTGAACACCGACGGCGACCAGCGCGTGGACATGACGCTCTCGAAGCCCTACGAGGGCGCCACCGAGGTGCAGTTCTACTACGTCGAGGCTCGGGCCGACGAGGTTGTCAGCGCCGTCAACGCGGCCGAGCCGAAGGACGGCTTCGACGACGCCGTGCCGCGCGCGACCTGGTTCGACGGGGTCCTCTCGCTGCTTCTGCCTATCCTGCTGCTGGGTCTGCTGTTCTGGTTCCTGATGTCGTCTGCGCAGGGCGGCGGCGGCAAGGTCATGCAGTTCGGCAAGTCCCGCGCGAAGCTCGTGACCAAGGAGACGCCCACCGTCACCTTCCAGGACGTCGCCGGCGCCGACGAGGCGATCGAAGAGCTGCACGAGATCAAGGACTTCCTGAAGGACCCCTCCCGTTTCCAGGCCGTGGGCGCCCGCATCCCGAAGGGCGTGCTGCTGTACGGCCCTCCCGGAACCGGAAAGACGCTGCTCGCCCGTGCCGTGGCCGGCGAGGCGGGGGTGCCGTTCTACTCCATCTCGGGCTCGGACTTCGTCGAGATGTTCGTCGGCGTGGGCGCCAGCCGCGTGCGCGACCTCTTCAACCAGGCCAAGGAGAACGCCCCGGCCATCATCTTCATCGACGAGATCGACGCCGTCGGCCGCCACCGCGGCGCCGGCATGGGCGGCGGTCACGACGAGCGCGAGCAGACGCTCAACCAGATGCTCGTCGAGATGGACGGCTTCGACCCGAAGGCGAATGTCATCGTCATCGCGGCAACGAACCGCCCCGACATCCTCGACCCCGCACTGCTGCGTCCGGGTCGATTCGACCGCCAGATCGGCGTGGACGCCCCCGACCTCAAAGGTCGCCTCAAGATCCTCGAGGTGCACGGCCGCGGCAAGCCCCTCGCCGACTCCGTCGACCTCGAGGTCGTCGCGCGCAAGACGCCCGGATTCACCGGTGCCGACCTCGCGAACGTGCTGAACGAGGCGGCTCTGCTCACGGCGCGCTCGAACGCGCAGCTGATCGACATGCGGGCGCTCGACGAGGCGATCGACCGGGTCATCGCCGGCCCGCAGCGCCGCACGCGCGTGATGAGGGACAAGGAAAAGCTCATCACCGCGTACCACGAGGGCGGTCACGCCCTCGCCGCCGCCGCGATGAACCACACCGACCCCGTGACGAAGGTGACGATCCTCCCGCGCGGCAAGGCCCTCGGCTACACGATGGTGCTGCCGCTGGATGACAAGTACTCCGTCACGCGCAACGAGCTGCTCGACCAGCTCGCCTACGCGATGGGCGGCCGCGTCGCCGAGGAGGTCGTGTTCCACGACCCCACCACCGGCGCCTCCAACGACATCGAGAAGGCCACCGGCATCGCCCGCAAGATGGTCACCGAGTACGGCATGACCACCGAGGTCGGGCCGGTCAAGCTCGGCGCGGCATCCGGTGAGATGTTCCTCGGCCGCGACATGGGCCATGGCCGCGACTTCTCCGAGGCCGTCGCCGAGCGCGTCGACGAGCAGGTGCGCCAGCTGATCGAGCAGGCGCACAACGAGGCGTACGAGGTGATCACGGCCAACCGGGACATCCTCGACAAGCTGGCGCTGGAGCTGCTGGAGAAGGAGACCCTCGACCACATCGAGCTGGCCGAGATCTTCAAGGACATCCGGCACCTGCCCGAGCGTCCGCAGTGGCTGTCGAGCGACAACCGGCCGGCGTCCACCCTGCCGCCGATCGAGGTGCCGCGCCGTCGCGAGGACGCCGGCCTCGCCGCCGCCGTCGAAGCCGATGAAGCGGTCGAGAAGGCCACGCGCCGTCGCCCCGCCGGTCAGGCCCGCCCCGCGACCGCATAG
- a CDS encoding metalloregulator ArsR/SmtB family transcription factor gives MTDVYRALADATRRQILDLLVGRDGVTLFEICSRLAESGTGSSRQAISQHLGVLEECGLISTERQGRTKLHWLNTAPLREITRRWPIDTRGTD, from the coding sequence ATGACCGACGTCTACCGGGCGCTCGCGGATGCGACTCGCCGACAGATCCTCGATCTGTTGGTCGGTCGGGACGGTGTAACGCTGTTCGAGATCTGCAGCCGGCTCGCCGAGTCGGGCACGGGCTCGTCGCGACAGGCCATATCTCAACACCTGGGAGTGCTGGAGGAGTGCGGCCTGATCAGCACCGAACGGCAGGGACGCACGAAACTCCACTGGCTGAACACCGCGCCGTTGCGGGAAATCACCCGACGATGGCCAATCGACACAAGGGGGACGGACTGA
- the folP gene encoding dihydropteroate synthase, with the protein MTLVMGIVNVTPDSFSDGGRYARADAAIAHGLQLLADGADMLDVGGESTRPGAERVDPAVERDRVLPVVSALADAGAVVSIDTMNAETAAAAVAAGARIVNDVSGGLADDGMFAAVAGTQAELAIGHWRGHSTDMYARADYADVTGEVLAELAARVDAAESAGIPRERLIVDPGIGFGKRGDQNWMLLSHLPQVVGLGVRVLVGTSRKRFLAEALAPGAEADGVDERRRDLATAVTSALASADGAWAVRVHDVTATRDALAVARAWREGAAP; encoded by the coding sequence GTGACCCTCGTGATGGGCATCGTCAACGTGACTCCCGATTCGTTCAGCGACGGCGGCCGGTACGCCCGGGCGGATGCCGCGATCGCCCACGGCCTGCAACTGCTCGCCGACGGTGCCGACATGCTCGACGTGGGCGGAGAATCGACGCGCCCCGGGGCCGAGCGTGTGGACCCGGCCGTCGAGCGCGACCGGGTGCTTCCGGTCGTCTCCGCGCTCGCCGACGCAGGCGCCGTGGTCAGCATCGACACCATGAACGCCGAGACGGCCGCCGCCGCCGTGGCCGCCGGCGCCCGCATCGTCAACGACGTGTCGGGCGGGCTCGCCGACGACGGCATGTTCGCCGCCGTCGCCGGCACCCAGGCAGAACTGGCGATCGGCCACTGGCGGGGTCACTCGACCGACATGTACGCCCGCGCCGACTACGCCGACGTCACCGGCGAGGTCCTCGCCGAGCTGGCTGCGCGGGTGGATGCCGCAGAGAGCGCCGGCATCCCGCGCGAGCGGCTCATCGTCGACCCCGGCATCGGCTTCGGCAAGCGCGGCGACCAGAACTGGATGCTGCTGTCGCACCTGCCGCAGGTGGTGGGGCTCGGCGTGCGCGTGCTGGTGGGAACCAGCCGCAAGCGCTTCCTCGCCGAAGCCCTCGCGCCCGGCGCGGAGGCGGACGGCGTCGACGAGCGCCGCCGGGATCTCGCCACCGCCGTCACGAGCGCGCTGGCATCGGCCGACGGCGCGTGGGCCGTGCGGGTGCACGACGTGACCGCGACCCGCGACGCGCTGGCCGTGGCCCGCGCCTGGAGAGAGGGAGCAGCACCGTGA
- the ppa gene encoding inorganic diphosphatase: MGAYDAVIEIPRGSRVKYEVDHGTGRVYLDRVLFTPMGYPANYGFFENTLGEDGDPLDVLVLLDRDLFPGVMARVRPVGVLKMSDEAGGDDKVVAVIAKDPRWDHVQDVSDLDEWTKGEINHFFEHYKDLEPGKWVKVDEWADAAEAERLVSEAFDRFRDHDEQTRTQGEGEAPKTV, translated from the coding sequence ATGGGCGCGTACGACGCCGTCATCGAGATCCCCCGCGGCAGCCGCGTGAAGTACGAGGTCGACCACGGCACCGGCCGCGTGTACCTCGACCGCGTGCTGTTCACGCCGATGGGCTACCCGGCCAACTACGGGTTCTTCGAGAACACGCTCGGCGAGGACGGCGACCCGCTCGACGTGCTGGTGCTGCTCGACCGCGACCTGTTCCCCGGCGTCATGGCGCGCGTGCGTCCCGTCGGCGTGCTCAAGATGAGCGACGAGGCCGGCGGTGACGACAAGGTCGTCGCCGTGATCGCCAAGGACCCCCGCTGGGACCACGTGCAGGACGTGTCCGACCTCGACGAGTGGACCAAGGGCGAGATCAACCACTTCTTCGAGCACTACAAGGACCTCGAGCCCGGCAAGTGGGTCAAGGTCGACGAATGGGCGGATGCCGCCGAGGCCGAGCGCCTGGTCAGCGAGGCTTTCGACCGCTTCCGCGACCACGACGAGCAGACCCGCACCCAGGGTGAGGGCGAAGCTCCCAAGACCGTCTGA
- the folE gene encoding GTP cyclohydrolase I: MTVDRERVSALVRELLVAIGEDPERPGLRLTPQRVADTFGEFFAGIGVDPAEPLAHTISVSRGPAPDTLPSGAVMLRDIRFRSVCEHHLLPFAGHAHIAYLPGEQVVGLGALPRVVDILAARPQVQERLGEQVADTIAGAIDARGVLVVLDATHQCVTMRGGRQPDASTVTVAARGEMAEPAARAEVMALLAGSGR; the protein is encoded by the coding sequence GTGACCGTCGATCGTGAGCGCGTCTCGGCCCTGGTGCGCGAGTTGCTGGTGGCGATCGGGGAGGACCCCGAGCGCCCGGGACTTCGCCTGACGCCGCAGCGCGTCGCCGATACCTTCGGGGAGTTCTTCGCAGGGATCGGCGTCGACCCGGCAGAGCCCCTCGCGCACACGATCTCTGTGTCGCGGGGACCGGCGCCCGACACCCTGCCCTCCGGCGCCGTCATGCTGCGCGACATCCGGTTCCGATCCGTGTGCGAGCACCACCTGCTGCCCTTTGCCGGGCACGCGCACATCGCCTACCTCCCCGGCGAGCAGGTCGTGGGACTCGGCGCACTCCCGCGCGTGGTCGACATCCTCGCCGCCCGCCCGCAGGTGCAGGAGCGCCTGGGTGAGCAGGTGGCCGATACCATCGCCGGCGCGATCGACGCCCGCGGCGTGCTCGTCGTCCTCGACGCGACCCACCAGTGCGTCACGATGCGCGGCGGACGCCAGCCCGACGCCTCCACGGTGACGGTGGCCGCCCGCGGCGAGATGGCCGAGCCCGCCGCGCGCGCAGAGGTCATGGCTCTGCTGGCGGGGAGCGGGCGGTGA
- the folB gene encoding dihydroneopterin aldolase has translation MSDLDEIAVTGIRAFGRHGVYPDERRDGQEFVADVVLSLDTRGAAATDDVADTVHYGELAEEVAAILAGEPVDLLETLAARIADAVLARRPVQQVRVTVHKPAAPIAVAFSDVSVTITRGRMP, from the coding sequence GTGAGCGACCTGGATGAGATCGCTGTCACCGGCATCCGTGCCTTCGGGCGACACGGGGTGTACCCCGACGAGCGCCGTGACGGCCAGGAGTTCGTCGCCGACGTGGTGCTGTCGCTCGACACCCGGGGCGCGGCCGCCACGGACGACGTCGCCGACACCGTGCACTACGGCGAACTGGCCGAGGAGGTCGCGGCGATCCTCGCCGGTGAACCCGTCGACCTGCTCGAGACCCTCGCCGCCCGCATAGCCGATGCCGTGCTCGCCCGCCGGCCGGTGCAGCAGGTGCGCGTGACGGTGCACAAGCCCGCCGCCCCGATCGCGGTGGCCTTCAGCGACGTGAGCGTCACGATCACCCGAGGGCGGATGCCATGA
- a CDS encoding VOC family protein, giving the protein MKARLHVMSVFVDDQEKALAFYTDVLGFVTKNDIPLGEYRWLTVVDADHPDGVELLLEPDENPAAKTYVEALAEQGIPSASFAVDDVDAAYAELTARGVRFVQPPTPGGPVRTAVLDDTCGNLIQLVSPA; this is encoded by the coding sequence ATGAAAGCACGACTGCACGTCATGAGCGTTTTCGTGGATGACCAGGAGAAGGCGCTCGCGTTCTATACCGATGTGCTGGGTTTCGTCACGAAGAACGACATTCCGCTGGGCGAGTATCGGTGGCTCACGGTGGTTGACGCCGACCATCCTGATGGCGTCGAGTTGCTGCTGGAGCCCGATGAGAACCCGGCCGCGAAAACGTATGTGGAGGCGCTCGCCGAGCAGGGCATCCCCTCGGCATCCTTCGCGGTCGACGATGTGGATGCCGCCTACGCCGAACTCACGGCGCGCGGGGTGCGGTTCGTCCAGCCGCCGACGCCCGGGGGGCCGGTGCGCACCGCGGTGCTCGATGACACGTGTGGCAATCTGATCCAGCTCGTCAGCCCCGCATGA
- the hpt gene encoding hypoxanthine phosphoribosyltransferase, whose amino-acid sequence MRAADISDQLSTILVTEEEIQQKLRDLAARVDADYAGKDLLLVGVLKGAVMVMADFARSLQSDVTMDWMAVSSYGAGTKSSGVVQIRKDLDTDLHGKHVLIVEDIIDSGLTLSWLLENFASRGAESIEVLALLRKPEAAKVKIDCKYVGFDIPNEFVVGYGLDYAERYRNLRDVAVLAPHVYA is encoded by the coding sequence ATGCGTGCCGCTGACATCTCGGACCAGCTCTCCACCATCCTCGTCACCGAGGAGGAGATCCAGCAGAAGCTCCGCGACCTCGCGGCCCGGGTCGACGCGGACTATGCCGGCAAGGACCTGCTGCTGGTGGGCGTGCTCAAGGGCGCCGTCATGGTGATGGCCGATTTCGCGCGGTCGCTGCAGAGCGACGTCACGATGGACTGGATGGCCGTGTCGTCATACGGCGCCGGCACCAAGTCCAGCGGCGTCGTGCAGATCCGCAAGGACCTCGACACCGACCTGCACGGCAAGCACGTGCTCATCGTCGAGGACATCATCGACTCGGGGCTGACCCTCAGCTGGCTGCTGGAGAACTTCGCCTCACGCGGTGCCGAGTCCATCGAGGTGCTGGCGCTGCTGCGCAAGCCCGAGGCGGCCAAGGTGAAGATCGACTGCAAGTACGTGGGCTTCGACATCCCGAACGAGTTCGTCGTCGGCTATGGCCTCGACTACGCCGAGCGCTACCGCAACCTGCGCGACGTCGCGGTGCTCGCCCCGCACGTCTACGCCTGA
- the tilS gene encoding tRNA lysidine(34) synthetase TilS: MPSLSPAVAETRRAVRAALQPFAGGGEVVVAVSGGADSLALAAATVFEAPKLGLRVASITVDHGLQPGSHETAARAAAAATALGIEAAVVRVTVDPTAQGGLEAAARDARYAALAEAAADRGAEAVLLGHTLDDQAETVLLGLARGSGAASLAGMAPERRDEATGTRWLRPLLAVRRQTTRAACAAAGLEPWDDPHNTDPRFARVRVRERVLPVLETELGPGIAEALARTAEQLREDAEAFARMIDETIEDIVEPAEAGIAVSVAALAANPPALRNRIIRHVVASEFGQSLTRSQTLEVARLVTDWSGQGPIDLPGCHARRRGPVVEFTAGPEGI, encoded by the coding sequence GTGCCGTCCCTGAGTCCTGCCGTCGCCGAGACCCGCCGCGCCGTCCGCGCCGCGCTGCAGCCCTTTGCCGGCGGTGGCGAGGTGGTCGTCGCAGTGAGTGGCGGCGCCGACTCGCTCGCCCTCGCCGCCGCGACGGTGTTCGAGGCGCCGAAGCTGGGGCTCCGGGTGGCCAGCATCACCGTGGACCACGGGCTGCAGCCCGGTTCGCACGAGACCGCAGCCCGCGCGGCGGCGGCTGCCACGGCACTCGGAATCGAGGCGGCCGTCGTGCGGGTGACGGTCGACCCGACCGCCCAGGGAGGCCTCGAAGCCGCCGCCCGCGACGCCCGCTACGCGGCGCTCGCCGAGGCCGCCGCCGACCGCGGCGCCGAGGCGGTGCTGCTCGGCCACACCCTCGACGACCAGGCGGAGACGGTGCTGCTCGGCCTCGCCCGCGGCTCGGGCGCCGCGAGCCTGGCGGGCATGGCGCCCGAGCGCCGCGACGAGGCGACCGGCACCCGGTGGCTGCGCCCCCTGCTGGCGGTGCGCCGTCAGACCACCCGGGCCGCCTGCGCGGCCGCCGGGCTCGAGCCGTGGGACGACCCCCACAACACCGACCCCCGCTTCGCACGGGTGCGGGTGCGCGAACGGGTGCTGCCGGTGCTCGAGACCGAGCTCGGTCCCGGCATCGCCGAGGCGCTCGCCCGCACCGCCGAGCAGCTGCGCGAAGACGCCGAGGCGTTCGCCCGCATGATCGACGAGACGATCGAGGACATCGTCGAGCCGGCAGAAGCCGGCATCGCGGTGTCGGTGGCCGCCCTCGCGGCCAACCCGCCGGCCCTGCGCAACCGCATCATCCGGCACGTCGTGGCCAGCGAGTTCGGGCAGTCCCTCACCAGGTCGCAGACCCTCGAAGTCGCGCGCCTGGTCACCGACTGGTCCGGGCAGGGACCGATCGACCTGCCGGGATGCCACGCCCGCCGCCGCGGACCGGTGGTGGAGTTCACCGCGGGACCCGAGGGAATCTAG
- a CDS encoding M23 family metallopeptidase — protein MRCRVRFTRIDDPEECGCAPTPAEQRAFAGGVTRRGALTVGAFGLVAAGALAAPFAPVAFAIAGYPSWDDVQRAKANEASKNAEVARIEQLINDLTTDVANKQAEAERLGFEYQAAQEAYEAAVDRAESLQAQADAEEARALEAAQKAGRVASQLYRNGGDDTSLELFFSGSAATADDLLARLGTMDKLLAANQAVYTDAVSARDNAQSLSDQASVARDARDELKREAEAKMVEAQAAAEAAQAALAAQTEHLGTLQAQLAALKDTTAQTVAGYQAGVEAERRAREERERKAREEAARRAQEEADRIARENAARPPASGGGGGGGGGGGGGGSGGGGGSGGGQGWVRPHGGWISSWFGNRGTICSNGYCSGSGHRGIDFANGCGAYIYAAAAGTVVFAAESGTWGNYVKIDHGGGIVTGYAHIRPGGYAVGWGQRVSAGQVIAYAGNTGASNGCHLHFEVYRNGTRIDPAPYLRDHGVSV, from the coding sequence ATGAGGTGCCGCGTGCGGTTCACGCGCATCGACGACCCCGAAGAGTGCGGTTGTGCGCCGACTCCTGCGGAGCAGCGCGCCTTCGCGGGCGGCGTCACCCGGCGTGGCGCGCTCACCGTCGGCGCGTTCGGTCTCGTGGCTGCGGGCGCTCTCGCCGCTCCGTTCGCGCCGGTCGCGTTCGCCATAGCCGGATACCCCTCGTGGGACGACGTGCAGCGGGCTAAGGCGAACGAGGCGTCCAAGAACGCCGAGGTCGCCCGCATCGAGCAGCTCATCAACGACCTGACCACCGACGTCGCCAACAAGCAGGCAGAAGCAGAGCGTCTGGGGTTCGAGTACCAGGCCGCGCAGGAGGCGTACGAGGCAGCGGTCGACCGCGCCGAATCGCTGCAGGCTCAGGCCGACGCCGAAGAGGCCCGCGCGCTCGAGGCCGCGCAGAAGGCCGGACGGGTCGCATCCCAGCTCTACCGCAACGGGGGCGACGACACCTCGCTGGAGCTGTTCTTCTCGGGTTCCGCCGCGACCGCCGACGATCTGCTGGCGCGACTCGGCACGATGGACAAGCTCCTCGCCGCCAACCAGGCCGTCTACACCGACGCGGTCAGCGCCCGCGACAACGCGCAGAGCCTGAGCGACCAGGCATCCGTCGCCCGTGACGCCCGCGATGAGCTGAAGCGTGAAGCCGAGGCCAAGATGGTCGAGGCTCAGGCAGCGGCCGAGGCGGCCCAGGCGGCCCTCGCCGCTCAGACCGAGCACCTCGGCACGCTGCAGGCGCAGCTCGCCGCGCTCAAGGACACCACCGCGCAGACCGTGGCGGGCTACCAGGCCGGCGTCGAAGCCGAGCGTCGTGCTCGCGAGGAGCGCGAGCGCAAGGCCAGGGAAGAGGCCGCGCGCCGCGCCCAGGAAGAAGCCGACCGCATCGCCCGTGAGAACGCGGCCCGGCCTCCGGCCAGCGGCGGCGGTGGTGGCGGCGGCGGTGGCGGTGGTGGTGGCGGCTCCGGCGGCGGCGGCGGTTCTGGCGGCGGCCAGGGCTGGGTGCGCCCGCACGGCGGCTGGATCAGCTCGTGGTTCGGCAACCGCGGCACCATCTGCTCCAACGGATACTGCAGCGGCAGCGGCCACCGTGGCATCGACTTCGCCAACGGCTGCGGAGCGTACATCTACGCCGCGGCCGCCGGAACCGTCGTCTTCGCCGCCGAGAGTGGCACGTGGGGCAACTACGTCAAGATCGACCACGGCGGCGGCATCGTCACCGGCTACGCGCACATCCGGCCCGGTGGCTACGCCGTCGGCTGGGGTCAGCGCGTCTCGGCCGGCCAGGTCATCGCCTACGCGGGCAACACCGGCGCGTCAAACGGATGCCACCTGCACTTCGAGGTGTACCGCAACGGCACGCGCATCGATCCCGCTCCGTACCTGCGCGACCACGGCGTCTCGGTCTAG
- a CDS encoding TM2 domain-containing protein, whose amino-acid sequence MTNTEPAGLRPDYIVLPVRVARGPRHMWVAYVLALLGGAVGLHRFYLRRYRSGLTLGLLLLGGFLTIFIGQIIAHVISDGAAPGGTTTFADDAVILLSLLPHIAILVWVVGDLFRIPRMTREENALAAQPVGGDSSDAVMRG is encoded by the coding sequence ATGACGAACACAGAGCCCGCTGGCTTGCGCCCCGACTACATCGTGCTGCCCGTACGCGTCGCGCGCGGACCTAGGCACATGTGGGTCGCATACGTGCTCGCCCTCCTGGGCGGCGCGGTGGGCCTGCACCGGTTCTACCTCCGCCGGTACCGCAGTGGCCTCACCCTGGGGCTCCTCTTGCTGGGCGGCTTCCTCACCATCTTCATCGGACAGATCATCGCCCACGTCATCTCCGATGGGGCAGCGCCCGGCGGGACCACCACATTCGCAGACGACGCGGTGATCCTGCTCTCGCTGCTGCCTCACATCGCGATTCTCGTGTGGGTGGTCGGGGACCTGTTCCGCATCCCGCGGATGACGCGGGAGGAGAACGCACTCGCAGCGCAACCCGTCGGCGGCGACTCCTCCGACGCGGTCATGCGGGGCTGA